The Candidatus Eisenbacteria bacterium region ATAAATCGATATTTGCCTGGGAGAGTGAAGGAGAGCTTTCACCGGAAGCGGCGGTCAAGTATCCGCGGCTTCATCCGAGATGCGGCACAAGTTTTCTCCTTTTCGTGATGGTCATAAGCATACTGTGTTTCATGATTCTCGGAAAGCCGGATAGCACCCTGGACAGGGTCATCAGGTTTCTCTTCATACCCGTAATCGGCGGGATTGCCTATGAGGTAATGAAACTCTCTGACCGCATCAGAAATGAGAATGTCGGAAAGATCCTTCTCTGGCCGGGATTAAAACTGCAGGGCCTCACAACAAAGGAGCCGTCACGCGACCAGATTGATGTTGCGATCGCCGCCCTCAGAGCGGTAATTTCGTAACACAAGAAGGGCGTTACTGCCATGGACGAGAGAATACTGGAATCGGCAAAAAAGGCCATATCGAAGTATGAAGAGCTGACTGCTCTTATAAGTTCGCCGGAAGTCTTCAAAGACTCTTCGAAATTGAAGGAGATAGGAAAAGAGAGAAGTGCACTCGAAGAGCTGGCCGGCAAGGGCAAGGAGTACGTTCAGCTCTTTGTGGACATCTCCGACGCCGAAAGCATAACGCGCAGCTCGGAAGATAAGGAGCTTGTCGAGCTTGCGAAGCAGGAGCTTGACGAGCTTGAAGAGAAGAGGGTTGGGCTCGAAAAAGAAATCCGGCTTCTTCTCCTGCCCAGAGATCCCAATGATGACAAGAACGCCATAGTTGAGATAAGGGCCGGCACCGGCGGTGACGAAGCTGCCCTTTTTGCCGGTGAGATGTTCAGGATGTATTCCAAGTACGCTGAATCGAGAAACTGGAAGGTCGAAGTCCTGGGTTCGAGTGAGACAGGGACCGGCGGGATGAAGGAAGCGATTTTCCTCGTTGAGGGAAAGGGCGCATTCGGGCGGCTGAAGCATGAAAGAGGCGTGCACAGAGTGCAGCGGGTTCCCGAAACGGAGGCAAGCGGAAGGATCCACACGTCCGCGGTCACGGTTGCAGTTCTTCTTGAGGCGGAGGAAATCGACGTTCAAATATCGCCGGATGAATTGGAGATAGATGTGTTTCGTTCGTCCGGTCCCGGCGGCCAGAGCGTGAACACTGCAGATTCGGCGGTTAGGATAAAACACGTTCCCACGGGCTTGGTCGTTCAGTGTCAGGACGAGAGGTCTCAACTTAAGAACAAGGCAAAAGCGCTCAAGGTCTTGAGGGCGAGACTCCTTGATATGGCAAGAAAGGACCAGGATGAAAAACTTGCTCAGGACAGGCGCTCTCAGGTCGGATCAGGGGATAGAAGCGAAAAGATAAGGACATACAACTTTCCTCAGGGCCGGGTGACCGACCACAGGATTGGCCTTACTCTTCACAAACTCAATGATGTCCTGGAAGGCAAGTTGGACGAGTTCATAGATTCTCTTGCTGCGTCTCAGCAAGACGATAGACTCAAGCTCAAAGCCAGTTAACCCCGGTTGGCAAAAAACTCTCGCAGTTCAGACTCTCTTCCTCTACTAAGAGAAGTTCTCAAGGATGGGGAAAGAACCCTTCTTGAGAAAGGAATTTCCTCGCCGGCAGCCGAAGCAGAGTATCTCCTCTCGAACGTACTCGGGATGAAAAGGCATGAACTGTTCCTTTCATTCGAAAAAGAGATTGAGCGCGGCAAGGCGGAATTGTTTTCCTACCTTATCGGGAAGAGAAGCGAGGGTGTCCCCTCTCAATATCTGTTGAACTCATGCGAGTTCATGGGATATGATTTCGAAGTTGGTCCCGGTGTGCTCGTTCCAAGGCCGGAGACAGAGATCTTAGTGTGTGAAGTTGTAGAGGAGTGGAAAAAGCTTACTCCGGCCGGAAAGACGGACGCAATCATACTGGACATCGGGACCGGTTCGGGCGCAATAGCGATCAGCCTTGCTCTCATTCTAGCGGGGGTCAAGGTCATCGCTACCGAGATCTCGCCCGCTGCGCTTTTGTTTGCCGAAAGGAATCGTGCGAAGCATGGCCTGTCGTCTGAGAGAGTCAGGTTCTGTCCTGGCGACCTCTTTCAGCCGATTGACGAATACAAGGGAAGAGTCTGGGCAGTA contains the following coding sequences:
- the prmC gene encoding peptide chain release factor N(5)-glutamine methyltransferase — protein: MAKNSRSSDSLPLLREVLKDGERTLLEKGISSPAAEAEYLLSNVLGMKRHELFLSFEKEIERGKAELFSYLIGKRSEGVPSQYLLNSCEFMGYDFEVGPGVLVPRPETEILVCEVVEEWKKLTPAGKTDAIILDIGTGSGAIAISLALILAGVKVIATEISPAALLFAERNRAKHGLSSERVRFCPGDLFQPIDEYKGRVWAVVSNPPYVKAHELETLPVEVRDYEPRIALDGGPDGLSTIRRIIDGSAEFLIQDGMLALEIPEDSAEKVVSMTRGAGRFAEVKVVKDLSGRDRILMARHGSGP
- the prfA gene encoding peptide chain release factor 1 codes for the protein MDERILESAKKAISKYEELTALISSPEVFKDSSKLKEIGKERSALEELAGKGKEYVQLFVDISDAESITRSSEDKELVELAKQELDELEEKRVGLEKEIRLLLLPRDPNDDKNAIVEIRAGTGGDEAALFAGEMFRMYSKYAESRNWKVEVLGSSETGTGGMKEAIFLVEGKGAFGRLKHERGVHRVQRVPETEASGRIHTSAVTVAVLLEAEEIDVQISPDELEIDVFRSSGPGGQSVNTADSAVRIKHVPTGLVVQCQDERSQLKNKAKALKVLRARLLDMARKDQDEKLAQDRRSQVGSGDRSEKIRTYNFPQGRVTDHRIGLTLHKLNDVLEGKLDEFIDSLAASQQDDRLKLKAS